The genomic interval ATTCAAATCTCTGGTGTGTTTTGTGATTCAGAGTTTAGACATCCCCAAATCAAACTGACAACTGACTGAccatttaactcctaagagtgattagcatctgatttctccttacatcatcAGTCCTGAATCACACgagggtcatgagaataaaagaaatgatcaccaaccgaggaagttcttgattgtgacacaaattctccttgtgtagagaacagtgcggagaagatgcatactgatgttggggtgtgaAGCCGGGTTGATGTGGATTGCAAATAATGAACCAGAAAATTTTAGGCCGAGGAAAAACAAACCGTGAAGTAAGATAAATTTCAGGGGATAGCCACGCTCTCTCCGAGATCCGATTTTTAAGTAAGTTGTCTTCATTACTCAACCAGacacaaaatattgaaaatatctACACCGTGCCATTAATTTAACTTCAACATCTGTACAGAAATCAACTGCGTGGAAAAAATACACCAAAGCTAAGAAAACGAAAACCTGCCTAACCTagctaggaaaagaaaaaaaaaaggcacgtGGTTCTCGGGCCCAAACAGCAGTGCAACTCGCAGAAAATTTTGCGTATCCTGATTTCAACACTTGCGTTACATCAATAACAAAACGGCTGATGGCGTCAACATGGGATGCGTTGATCATTACCTACAGTCACTCTGGTTTTAAGTGGAAAATAATAGATTTAATGTTGACTGTTCAAGGTATAGGAATGAAATCGAAAAATGAAgacaagcaaaaaaagaaaaaaaaacttagtcaATAACACGGGAAAACTTGTCAGGAAGAAGCTTACGATCAGAAAATCACAAATCTATTGTTTATTAAAAGAGAGCGAAGCGAGACAGTCACACGTGTGACTGTGACAGTGTCTCACCTTCTTGACGGCCGTAAATCACCGACTTCAGTCCCACTACCCTCTGCGAGCCTAGGCACCTTCCCTGAACCTCTGATAAGTGCTGGGAAAATGGTTATTCATGCTAACGCAGCATTATCTAAATTTAAAGATCTTGTAACTGGCTTCCGTTTGACCGACGCAAGAGCCGTACCAAACTCAATTGACTCTCGGAAAGTTGCGGTCAATGTCTGTTAACCGTTTAACTCATGAGAGTGGCTAACATATCACTCTTCCCCACAACATCTACACTTTATccagcagacaggtaatgagaatactcaaatttaccaggtagaagttgttatcgtGATCTAACACCAGATTCTAGTAATTCATTAACAAGGAATTGTATAACAGCTGGAGGGCAGATCAACAATCAAATCATGGGTAATTTCCTTCCATACTAATTGACGGTGAAGTATGGTACAAAATTTAAAGCACGGTACGAGAGTCTGGAATGGGAAGAATAACAAGACCTTTATACCAACATCTTTACATTTTccccaacatcagtatccatatttgCCTTTCTCTTTcttacacatttcctttggtactgacgAAGAAAATTCGTTTAGATTTTAAAGCTTCTTAGGTTagcaatcatttccttcactCTCGTGATCTTAATAAAAAATTCTGTAGTAaaactgtgaggagaaatgagatgctggcCACTCTtagagttaacccttaaactcccatgagtgaccaagacagaatttctccttacaatatcaatacaatatcaaccagataagtgatgagaataaagaaaaatatcaatttagggataattagctgatcaaatactaaattctctgaacattataagaattgtatggttgacagtaaagagaattacaaatttgaactgggagtaaaagggtaaaTTGTGATCTTATTTTTGGCAATCAGGATTGTCATCACTGTCATTAATTACAGTGTGAAAAGAGCAGTTATGATGGGCTGAAATGCATAACTTGGAATTAATTGACTTAAAGGCAGTCTTCTATTCTGCTCAAATCATCTTATTTGCATTTGTTCAGCCAAATTAATGGCAAGACCAgattgttgtatttttttgtgaaaactgaTATTGAGATGCTTCATATAAAGTTTTTTAGCTGACAAATATCAATCTCATCAATTATCCAAATGAAAAATCTctcagtttttcctttttcaagcaGGCCAAGTCTCCATTTTGACATCTTTTGCAAGTCACTGAAAATATTTAGATTTCCATATTCCCTTGAGAATCTCAGACTCCATACAAACCCCTGAGTCTCaatatttcttcaaaaattattgtTCAATTTCACACAAGTTGTAGAATTCTAAATCCTTGTCTTTTTTCCAACCTCTTTTCTTTGCATTCTCCTTTTTAGTCTCAAccaatttttcaatgtttttctttgcttgctCATACTCTTTCTTGTGGAAGAGATGTTTAAGCATTGGCGCCCCTCCAAGATACAGTGAGTCCGAAAAGCGGGCCAGCTTTAAAAGAGTCCAGGTGAAGCCATCTACTGCATGTCCTGCTAGTGCGATCATCTTTATTTCCTTAACAAGTTCATTCTGTGGCACTGGaaaatcaaaaaatcaaaaagcaTTCCACTTTGAAGTCATTTTGGAAGAAGTACTGGTAGACTAAGGGGGATTTGGGGGTTCAGTCACACCCTTGCAGAGGGTTTACTgacatcagaaaaaaatgcaaaatttaaattaataaatgagGTAATTGTAAATCTTGTGAGTTGAGCTGACCATTTTTTGAATAGCAAGAACACACAACCGATGATCATTTCAGCTCAGTCTGGAAATAATTTATCTTGATACAAAGAgtaatattttgataatagaAGGTGAGCTGTTAAAAAATGCTGACTTCGCTTCTGAGCATCCTTAGTCCCATATCTCAATGGTTAGAATTCAAAATTGTGTTAGGGAAGTTGTCACCAAATCCCACAAATGGCAACCATCTAATTTGATCCTCCTCTTTACAAGTCAAAGAAGATCAGTCTTAGTCCACCACTTTACATCAGATGATAATGGCTAATGCTCTCTCTGCCACAATTGACAGGTAAGTATTTTCTCTTTATGCCATCAAATCCATCATGAAGCACACACACAatgagaaggaagaaaaacataaCCAAGGAATAAGACAAAACATGAAGCTCTCCTCACAAACattgtaagaaatgtaaagGTGAAGTCTGTAACCAAGCCTATTAGCCTGCTCAGTCAGAGTTTATCTCAGTTTCCATGTAGCATGAAGCAACGAGGAGTATTACTACTTCCCCTTGGATGGGAAGCTAGTTCAatgcaaggttaccccccaggATTTTATCAGGCTTCTCTGACATTTTGCCAGAACTCATTTAGACTCCTGGGTAGAGAGAGGtgctgtgagagtaaagtgtctttcCCAATAATACAATGCATTGATCCagccaggtcttgaacccaggCCTCTTGACCCGGAGTCCAATGCACTGATCAGTAGGCCACTGTGTCTGCCATATTGTAAGAAATGTAGGAAAGGAAATGAGGAGAGTTGATACTGGCATCAtgtaacccttcaactcccatgagtgaccaagacagaaattctccttacaatatcagtacaatatcaagcagacaagtgatgagaataaagaaaaatattaattaggggattattagttgatccaataccaaattctccaaattaacatcacaagaactatagggtagacagtaaggagaattacttattagatcttgggagttaaagggataagggaaataaaaatacatgtttGTACCTGCATTTATGACTGGATACCTAACAGAAGTTCCAAGTAACCTGGGCTCTTTCTTCATTAACCCAAGATCCACAAGGCTGTCAAATGTAGCCGACACACAGCTTGGCTTGTGGTAATTTGAACCTTTCAGTATCCATTTAGACACACTGCGTGGCTTGTCAGGATGTTTACGAGTGCATTCCAACATCTGGTTGAACATACAGTTGTCTAAGTAAGAGTTTGTTGGTGTGAAATCTTTCACCTTTGGAGaaacagaaatataaaaatataattttaaaatcaatgaaTTATAAAACTCTAGGATAGTAACAACCCCCTCCCACTCCTCCCCCCCAGCCCCATTGATGACACTATTCACACAAGTTCTTAATCAGAAAGAGGATACAAGTGCTTATGTAATGCTTGTaaacccccttccccccctcccctcagaAAAAAGTTGCCCACCTCAGTGAAAAGTTTTTCTGAGACATGAtcggtaatttttttcagacctgCCCATCACCTATGGAACAACACTttcagccccccccccccccccgcgaAAATCTTCTGCACGACAACGAtgaagaggggggaggggaaggagcGTATCGTTGGAATTTTCCGAATAATTTAGTGTACTTTACAACGTAGTTGTAATCGATATTCGAACTAGCCTTAATCAatcctttcttttcatttgataTTCTAAATcacacaataaaaatataattttattttccctcACCTGAAGTACCATCTCCTTATACTTCACACCCAGACAGGACGCCTGTGCGTCTTCAAAACTGACTTTGCCAAGAACGTACAAGTCGATGATAACAGCTGccgaaatatttccaaaatgaGGCGCACTTGCCTTCCTTCCAGGAACGTCGCCAGTCGATTGGTCATGCCATAGCAGACACAACGCTTGAGAAATTTTAAGGTTTCTTTCCTTAAAGCACTCAGTAACGAATCGGTCCGACTGAAAAATTTCTAAAAGGTTCTCTGCCAATTTCGGAGAGTAATCTGCATCTCCGTCCGCCATACGTTTCTCGACTCAACTCGATCGATTTCACCGAAAAGATCTGTCTATTTTCTCCAGCAGCGTTATTTATATACAGTAGCTGCCGGCGATAATTACATCACAGTTACAGATCAAGTTAAACGAGCATTTTTTTTGCGTGGGTAGTTCAACCATGACAACAAAAGCGATATTTTTAACTCAACCTGTTTTGACCCGGTtttcgccatcttgaatttaattttctcaggTACAGACCAGGGTCCAGACTCCTTGctctttctatttttaaattctgACGAAAAATTTTCAGAGCTACTCGCGAGGATCACAAGACCTAGTTACTCACAACTTTTTTTGTTACTCACGCTCTCTTCGTGGCGTTAAAATTAGTTAATTTATACCCACGttagcaaatttttttcaacaatagtTGACACTATCAGAAAAAGGGCTTGCATCTGGAATCAATTTAGCCACTCGAAATTTACTCCAGATTGTCCCCCATTAAAGAGCACTTCAAAAAGCCCAAGGttctctcattttaaattttccccaCCTCGCTCGTGTAAGAAGAAAACTGTTCGCATTTTTTATCGTTAAAAACAcagctttaaattttaatacatGCTAAAAGCAGACTCTCAACATACAACAGGTCTGCAATACGTCTAAATAACTGTTTCTTCAAGCGCTAATCATCTACGACAGAGAGCTCAGTACAACTTGGCATCTTTACGGTCTGCCATTTTGGTGGCCAATGAAGGCcagtggaaagaaaaaaatccaaatcgACTGTTTAAGTTTCATTAGATAAAACGATCTTAAATACAATACGAGTTTCGAGAGATTATAGCATGACTATAATTTCGTCTCATTCAATGCTACGATTCTTGATTCATTATTCCACCCTTCTATCCATGGCCACActtctccctcccctcccttcatCTTGTGGGTTGAGAGGAGGTAATGAATTGTGTcaataatttgaatttcaaaaaagGTATTTCTGTTTTGCTGAACTGACAATAATTCAATCGTCATTAGTTACAATATACATCACAATGTAACAAATTACAACTGATTTACAGCCTACgcgtagccgtaccctccctcCCCCCATGGTTAAACGTGGGAGGGAGGGTACGCCTATACGTGGGTTAAGAAAAGTATGACGCATACTGGCATCGGATTGGTTTTCAGGGGGATGTTTTTGATTCAAAAGATACTAGTAATGAAATTAAGTCATCACGATTGCAAGGTTAAAGGGTGGTCCGAAAGAGGAATGGTTGGCTGAGAAATGGAGCTTGATAGAACTGTAAGATTTCTTTATTGATCTTTCAATTCGATAAGTGTTTTATCCTCTGGTTTGACACACCATTACTAAAGCTAACCCTAGCTAAAgggttgttttctttttccatgaCACTCCATGAATTTTCCTTatgaactgaaacaaaaaacaatttgaacTATTGCATGGACAGGATAacttttcatatattcacagtcaatCAGAATAACTCAGTCTTCACGCTTTGTTTTCTCACTGCTTACAATGAAGCACCTAAATTGAAGAAAGTTGTCCTCTTCAACAAAGGAATCTGTCAACAAATTCCAAAATGATACTTAGAGGTAATTTCCTGACACAAATTTGAAATCAGACGTCTCGGGGTTGAAGCCagttttcatttaattcaaaAGCCCTAcgacatgaaaatttttgttgacCACGAACAACAGAGCAATTTGGGACACAAAAACAGTGACTAAATCTAATAATTTCGCGTTTCAAAAGAGAGGACGCGATCACCGAGAGTTTCGCTGGAATCGCTCACGtcaaaatttgcaaaagtttaCATTTCTTTTGACCAAGATAAAGCACTTAAGGAGGCTGAGAGTTTCCTGTGTTAAAGTaggcaagaaaaggaaaaagttttattgcttttaataaaaatatggtaaaaaacacttgaaaacttttaattgaaaagtgaATCAGGGTCACGCCCTGTAAGCGATTGTGGGTATGACAACCTAGTTAAAATGATTTTCCGCCTCTAGCTCATACTGAACTCGTAAGGGAACTTAGCTTCTCTGAGATTTTCATTGCAGTTTCTCTGACGTTCAAAACTTTGCTGTGGCTCTTTGGTTGTGTAATTAATAGCGATTCAAGTGAACGTATGGTTTACTTAAATTAACTTTTTGAGTGATATGAGGGTTCATTACGAGAGAAATCAAATATAAAACCACC from Pocillopora verrucosa isolate sample1 chromosome 14, ASM3666991v2, whole genome shotgun sequence carries:
- the LOC131797837 gene encoding uncharacterized protein; this translates as MADGDADYSPKLAENLLEIFQSDRFVTECFKERNLKISQALCLLWHDQSTGDVPGRKASAPHFGNISAAVIIDLYVLGKVSFEDAQASCLGVKYKEMVLQVKDFTPTNSYLDNCMFNQMLECTRKHPDKPRSVSKWILKGSNYHKPSCVSATFDSLVDLGLMKKEPRLLGTSVRYPVINAVPQNELVKEIKMIALAGHAVDGFTWTLLKLARFSDSLYLGGAPMLKHLFHKKEYEQAKKNIEKLVETKKENAKKRGWKKDKDLEFYNLCEIEQ